The Sandaracinaceae bacterium genome has a window encoding:
- a CDS encoding carboxypeptidase regulatory-like domain-containing protein, producing MRAGYIALLCAPILLAAPPSTVRAQPVVRVRAESRIELRVERAPGEVRVTGVLRDDRGEPLTDQSVEVRVSDAAGRTVAREVTRTGVSGQLSARFPVDPTASRLSATFSGDERYRGVDVAQQLDLGRAHVRLGLARDDGQRLDRLDLDLESHELRVRAESAEGGDGLSVTLRSEVGDLLATGTTGADGTAVLRVRSERLGPPAADRLIVATDGDERRARAQTEVLVVRYRDATLSLEATPSRLEPGAALRMEGRLYDRAGPLPRRAVGLFAERRHEPPLLLDTVLTDREGRFAREVTLGEGSSGTVGVRARFTSDAPWRPSAESETAPITLTPPSAAPWPWLLVPMALCALAIFWVSRRSAPEPTRASITAVPPPAPPGIEAAERRGARGAAFRDVGGRVLDSDSGTAIAAAVVTLRLGDSTRETRSDAAGAFSFSQLAEGEHRLSVDAPGYESRDAVVPIPHGGGWLDARVRLRSLRELAVRHYASVAERLAPGRRWWALWTPRELLERARRDARAEATSLTEAVERAAYAAPHPSPEDVQEIGRRSESVSRSLDAR from the coding sequence GTGCGGGCCGGCTACATCGCGCTGCTCTGTGCCCCGATCCTGCTCGCCGCGCCGCCTTCCACGGTGCGCGCGCAGCCCGTGGTGCGCGTCCGCGCGGAGTCGCGAATCGAGCTGCGGGTCGAGCGCGCCCCCGGCGAGGTCCGCGTCACCGGGGTGCTCCGCGACGATCGCGGCGAGCCGCTGACCGATCAGTCCGTCGAGGTGCGCGTCAGCGACGCCGCGGGTCGGACGGTGGCGCGCGAGGTCACGCGCACCGGGGTGAGCGGGCAGCTGAGCGCGCGCTTCCCCGTCGACCCCACCGCCAGCCGCCTGAGCGCCACGTTCTCGGGGGACGAGCGCTACCGCGGGGTCGACGTCGCCCAGCAGCTCGATCTCGGACGGGCCCACGTGCGCCTGGGCCTGGCGCGGGATGACGGCCAACGCCTCGATCGGCTGGACCTGGACCTCGAGAGCCATGAGCTCCGCGTGCGGGCGGAGTCGGCGGAGGGCGGGGACGGGCTGTCGGTCACGCTCCGCAGCGAGGTCGGCGACCTCCTGGCCACCGGCACCACGGGCGCCGATGGGACGGCGGTGCTCCGGGTTCGCAGCGAGCGGCTGGGCCCGCCCGCCGCCGATCGGTTGATCGTGGCGACGGACGGGGACGAGCGGCGCGCGCGGGCGCAGACCGAGGTGCTCGTCGTCCGCTACCGGGACGCGACGCTGTCCCTCGAGGCCACACCGTCGAGGCTGGAGCCGGGCGCGGCGCTCCGCATGGAGGGACGGCTGTACGATCGAGCGGGCCCCCTGCCCCGCCGCGCGGTGGGCTTGTTCGCGGAGCGGCGGCACGAGCCCCCCCTCCTCCTGGACACCGTGCTGACCGACCGAGAGGGACGGTTCGCGCGGGAGGTCACCCTGGGCGAGGGGTCGAGCGGCACGGTGGGCGTGCGCGCGCGCTTCACCAGCGACGCGCCCTGGCGGCCGAGCGCCGAGTCCGAGACCGCCCCGATCACGCTCACTCCGCCGAGCGCCGCGCCCTGGCCGTGGCTGCTCGTGCCGATGGCGCTCTGCGCGCTGGCGATCTTCTGGGTGTCTCGACGCAGCGCCCCCGAGCCCACGCGCGCCTCGATCACCGCGGTGCCGCCGCCCGCCCCGCCCGGGATCGAGGCGGCCGAGCGGCGAGGCGCGCGCGGCGCGGCGTTCCGCGATGTGGGCGGGCGGGTGCTGGACTCCGACTCCGGGACCGCGATCGCGGCCGCGGTCGTGACGCTGCGTCTCGGTGACTCGACGCGCGAGACGCGCTCGGACGCCGCGGGCGCCTTCTCCTTTTCCCAGCTCGCGGAGGGCGAGCACCGCCTCTCGGTGGACGCGCCCGGCTACGAGTCCCGCGACGCGGTCGTCCCCATCCCCCACGGCGGCGGCTGGCTCGACGCGCGGGTGAGGCTGCGGAGCCTGCGCGAGCTCGCCGTGCGCCACTACGCCTCGGTCGCCGAGCGGCTCGCGCCGGGTCGCCGCTGGTGGGCCCTCTGGACACCGCGCGAGCTGCTCGAGCGGGCGCGGCGGGACGCGCGCGCGGAGGCCACGAGCCTCACCGAGGCGGTCGAGCGCGCCGCCTACGCGGCGCCCCACCCGAGCCCGGAGGACGTCCAGGAGATCGGTCGGCGATCCGAGTCGGTCTCCCGTTCTCTGGACGCGCGCTGA